The stretch of DNA gaaaaataaaatctgattatttttttttttaaatcatcgATAAAACCAGAAAcgttacaatatttttaaatgatttttccaaatatattatgcttttgaaaaatgtaatctatGAAAACCATGATATTTTTCAAGCTAAAATAGGATATTTGATAGGAAAACTAAACTATTAAGGAAACACATTTCCCAAATTATGGCATAATTGTAACCATTCTATTTTCCCCACTCCCTTTCTGCATCCTattttaatagattgtaagctcacgagaaCAGCCCCCTCTTCTCCTCCGGTACGTCTTATCGTGGGTTAATGTTTTTTCAATCTCAAATGGTCTttgtgaaatataatataatgcaatCTGAGATATCAAAACGGCATCATTCGGGGTATCAGTAATGCGCTGCTTTCCTGCTTACGCGGTCATTTATTgggaatatttattaaaataaaatatatcgaCCTCAAAGAAGAAGCGAAGGGTTACCCTGTCGGCGGCGCAGGTTCCACGGATGGAGATGCAGCAGCTGCCTCCGAATACCGGCGGATCGCTTCTGTAGAAGACGCTCCTATTGTTCCTCCCTCTCATTAACAACTCATTGGAATGTAAGCAATTGGAAAATCCTAATTATCATGCAGTCGTTAGAAGGGAGGGACCTGGCGTGTAACGAGGACGGATTCAAGCTTTCGGGGGTTCTCGAAGTGTTAAAAGACCATTTTGTTTTGCTGAATTCCTAACGAATTAGCGAAGATGCACCTGCGCATGTTGCCGGGTTTGTTGCCATCCTCCTacgtgcccccccccctttggaaTCCACATCAGGTTCTTACCTTAGCAGCGGTCCAGGGCGAACAACCAATCGGGTTCTGGTCGAGATCTGGACCAGCTTCGGATGCTCTGGTCCGGCTTAGTCGCTCTGGACCGCAGGATCCGATGTATGTCGGTTCTGATGCCGCAGGCGACGTGAAGCTCCGCTCTAATCTGGTTGCGACTCCGGTGGCGGTGGCTTTTCCTCTTTTCGAATGCAAATCGCTATTATCTAAGCGGCGCTCTTGTCCTAGTTGCGCTTTGACTCCATTCGCTAAAAACGCTGCTTGAGATTCGCTGATCCAAGCCCTTTGTGAGCCGCCTTATCCAGTTCGACTACATTAACCCATTCATGCCCCGTCTCCATAGCATGCCCATTACCTCCCGATTAGTACGCAGTGCGTGTCGGTCTTCATGATGCACGCGGGGAGCCGGCTCCTGTGGATGGTAACTGCACAGGTcgggtataaatatatatatgtagggaACATCTGTGGCTCCTGATGACACCGGTGATTTTGCAATAGTCTCTAAACCCTCCCCTTTCCCAGGAAGCCTCTGCAGTTCTATACACCGGCCAGCGCTTTACTGTCATTAACCTCTAGCGTGTCGGAAAGACTTCCGCCGTCTAGTATGCAACAGCCAggcaagggttaaaataaaaatgactgtCATTAACCTCTAGTGTGTCCGAAAGACTATCACTGTCTAGTATGCAACAGCCAggcaagggttaaaataaagtttactgTCGTTAACCTCTAGCGTGTCGGAAAGACTTCCACCGTCTTCTATGCAACAGTCAGGCAAgggttaaaacataatttactaTCATTAACCTCTAGCGTGCTGGTCTAGTCTAGTATCCAACAGCCAggcaagggttaaaataaaaattactgtCATTAACCGCTAGTGTGTCCAAAAGACTATCACCGTCTAGTATGCAACAGCCAGGCAAgggttaaaacataatttaccgTCATTAACCTCTAGCGTGTCGGAAAGACTTCCACCGTCTAGTATGCAACAGCCAGGCAAGGGTTAcatgttttacaaaaataataaaaataaaacattccccAAAATCTGTGTTTGTGATTTGTTTGTTACCCCAAACTCAGGGTATTGGGGTCACGCAGTCTGGAACTGATGCCTCTGATTTAATCTGACGATCCCGCCTAGCGGGGCTTTTAAATGATAAagcacagctggaatccctgcttgaatacaggtgacatcAGTAAGATTGACTTGTAGCAAGTTCTAGTGTTCATGGACCGTTAGAGCCGTCTGTCACCGTTAAACGTTACGTCACCATAACCTGTCAGAGTATTAAAGGGGTATTATTTGGAGACCTGAAGCATCAGCCCGTGTtcgcatgtatatgtatttttacacGTTACATACTAAGCTCTAGCatgttgtatgtgtgtgaagcTCACGGAAAGGAATCGATTACTCCCCTAGGGAAAAATGGCTGGTGTGGCTGCTCTTTACTGAAAGTATTCGAAGGTTTGCCCCTAAAACCTGTGCTTGCGCGGCTGTGCGCCCGGTGACGACACATGGCTGCGGGGCGAGGAAACGGGAGGCGTTTCTAAAAGAAAGACCGGCGATGACGACGACGACAGGGATCTGAGATGCAAAAAGAGTCGGCTTAAACTGGCCCCCGGAAAACCCCCGAGCACGAAAGACCTTTTAAAGTATTCCAGGAAAGAAAAATGAAGCGTCTGCCCCGTAACCTGCTGCGTTCATCCGATCGAAAGGCCCCCGGGGGCCGGGTGACAAGGAAGCGACACTGAATAAATCTCTGCCGAGACAAAGAACGCTAAACGGGGAAATCCTCACCCTACCTGTATTTACAGAATgtcttaaaaaacacaaaaagctaCTTACAGttctatatagcgccatcatattccgcagcgatgtacaacGGGTAACTTCTAGATTATTTCTACCTTCAGGATGTCCTCACCGACCCGTGATCATATGCAACACGAGAGGTTCTGTGCGTTATGTCAGGAGACGCGATGGAGCACGAGGGGCGATAGATCTCTCTGCttagatattttaatatatcgTAGAGGATCTAACTCCGCCCCCGAGGAGACCATCAGTGCGTTCCACGTAGGCCGTCTCCGGCGAAGGCGGTTGTGTTTGACCTGCAGATGATCAACCAtgaatgtgcccccccccctggaGGGGCGACCCTCCTAGGCCAACAAATTGCTCTGAAACTGGATCTGCTGCCCATTATCGCCTGTGGGTCAGCGTCTTAAACAGCAATCTACACCCTGCTGTAAGAGACGTAGCAGGTGAGAGAAGGGGGTAACCTCCCAGATATAGACAGAGGTACAAACCCTGGATAGTCCCGAGGGGGGACGGGGTTTATCCAATAATCTGTCACTTCATTTAAATCACTTTAACACACGGTGGTCTGGTCAGGAGTCGCGTTTCCGTTCCTTGACCTTACAGACCAAGAGCCAACCTTTACCAAGATTCTTCTGATTAAATCATATTCAcctattgaattatacattataccgggccagCTCAGCTCCTTTCTTGCATGGCGAAGGTGTCCGAGATGGAGAGACTGAGCTCATACCCCATCATGCGCTGGTTCTACCCACCGCCCCCGTAACCAACTCCATATCACATCATGGCCACCAACATAAAGAGCACCGGCCAGACCGCGACCCCGACACACAATCGACACTCGAGGCAAGCCGCTGCCTTTTAGGTTTTAAGACAAACCCCGTTCCGATCAGCTTGTTTTCTAAGCATATTTGTATACAGAGACCACGTGTAATAAATCTAAGAAAAGTGgaggaactaaaaaaaaaaaacaaaaaaaaaaaacaaaaaaaacaacctagaACTAGAAAAATACGACAGGTAAACCAGGAACAAGATTCACAGATCAGATAATCGTGAGGAAGGAAAAAGAAGCTAAAATAGTTACAAAGAGGgggaaaaccccccaaaaaaaacaacgggGAGGAATGAACGTGAAGGTGTGACGGCGAGAATGAATTTGGGGGAAATTCAGAGACTTTCGAGTACACGGTCTttgctttttgtattatttgactCCTGACTTCATCACGGAATGGATCTGAACCTTGAGGTCTTTATTTTTGATGCTGTATATGCAAATCTAACCCTGGCTGTGTCCGCCGATATAACCACATAAAAGATATTTACTTCAATATTTATTTCCGACCGGATATCAGGATCAGGATATGATTTTACcccaaccatttttttttccccccgagaCACACACGCGCACGCACGCACACTTATAGTAGGCAGGGTCCAAAAAGCAACACAGAGCCACAGAACATCTTTTGAAAACTTCAAAAAgagaagagggggaaaaaaaatacctttattgGGACAAATCTGAACATCAGATATACTCTGGTTTCAGGTGGATGGGGCAATTGTGCACCTCTTGGGTCTAAAATGGGCATCTGCAGGAAAGGGGCATAATTTAGAGAATAGGAGGGAGCGTAGGTGGGGAGAAtagaaatatttctatattagaCATTTCCCAACATTCTTCGGCAAACCTGCCTATCCGAGGACGGCCCCCACTGCAGATCTACGACCCGGAAAGTGGATTCAGCGGTGATTTTAATTCCGCCAGCAGGTCACAAATTGCTAAACTGGCAAGAGTTGGTTCTATATTGGGGGCTCTGGGGCATGGTTTAGAAATACGGGTCAATTTATGTCTCTTTCTCCCCCTATTCAGTTCACAATCAAAAAATCCTATAAAACAAGCAAGTGTTTTTTACTACAAACCACCCCCCCACACATGGGTTGGCATAAAAGATGGGAAGTAGCCTGCCCTGGAAATAGGCGAGGGCCCACGTACTCAACGTTGTATGGAGAAACTGGTgcaaggattaaaaaaaaccccaatattttACAGTGAAAGCAAAATGTGTTACATGGAAggatgagaaaaataaaaaggctcCCCCCTTGCACCCCCTGCCTCCCCACATGAGAAAGAGGTGTCCGTTAATCCCGCCGCTCCAGATCTTCAAAGCCCAGCAACGAGAGGATCTGCggaaagaagatattttataCTCAAGTAGGACTCCTGGAAATCGGATTAAAGCCAGCTTATGGGGTCAGCGGCAGAATCATGAAGCATATATGGCTGTTTCTCCAGCAGGGGAGACTTGGGGGGTCGCGTTATAataaaatcttgtttttttgttacgaCGCGGGTAACGTGCAGAGAGTGTGCGGTAAGAACCTTTCCTGATCGTGTGATAGAGAAATGGTCGCATTCCGCCAGCTTCTCATTTATACCGCGTGTCTTCCCGTCGCCGATCGGAGAATCCATGCTAGAGCTTGCGCTGAGCCAACGTTTGGAAATAAGATACGCTAAGGAAATCTGGGCAGCGTTTCCAGAACGAGCGATcgcaagcatttttttttgttctaaaacCATTAAAGAATCTCTTCTTACCTATGTGAGCTTCTTCGCTTTGTTATACAGGGAATCCACCACTTTACTCATGTTGTGGATCGTCTCTAAAGCAGCTTCATAGGTTTTATCTACAGGGGGCTCATCGAAGATTATAAGGACCCCCTCTCCTTGATCCAGAATGCCTGTAGACGATGAGAAATACATTCTATAAACCTGATCTTTAACAACACAATCGTCCTTGTTTACCAAGTCACCCCATGAATGTATTACTGGTAAAGTAATGAGATTTTGGCCCCACGTACCATGAAACTTCTTGTCTAAGATCATCTGGGAGAGTTTGCGTTCTACTTCAGGCTGAGAAGAGATGAAAGTGCAATTAAATTCAAAGTTAATCTTAATGGATATAGACGTGGTATACAAAGAAGTGAAGCGACAGAACATTATTCCTGCTATCTGGGTTTAGACGCAATAAggtaagtgggtttttttttttttattagttattgGTTTCTGTAATACAAGACTATGAAGCAGGAGTTCAAATAAGAGCTTGGATGTTATGGGGTCTTATATTACTCACCTTTGGAAGTTTGATGAGACTTGATATGTGGTCAATCtagaagaaaaatacaatttatagtaagaaaaaaagccaaaaatcaTGAAATCATTTCCTTGATAGAGTTTAATGAGTCTGAGGCTACCTTTGGGTGATTAACACAAAGCCATTCTATCTTTCACCAAAATGATGCACGCTAATGGACCAGCATATTTGGCCAAGATAAAGCTATAGCATAAGCACGATACTTATAAAGTGCTTgagaaaattaatttctgtgtTCAACCTTATTTACCATGCTCATGGACAAATGGTTATGCATGATGGTTTATCTTGACAAGGAGCACAAACTGCGAGATCTTTACCTGTACTCTGGAGAAAGGCTCAATCACCCGGATGAGGTTCTGTTCCAGCAGGTTATCATAGAGTTTGGCCAAGTGTGTGCTGATGATAGGATCCTCCCGTAATTCTGCTTTATAATCTGTCAGTGCCTGCAGAGAGTGAAGAGTTATGGAGTCAGGCTGGGTTCAGGATTTGCTGCTCACTATTATCGCCCCCAATTACACCTGATGGTTTACATTACCTTCTCGAAGTTGGCAAGCGAGCGGTTCTTGCTTGCCTGGGCCACACACTTCAGTGCTTCTGTCTATGAGGCAAATATCAATTAACATCTTCatttatacacatgcacatgtgtttacccattgtaaagGTTGATCTTTCATACCTCCCAAAAATAtagttttcaataaaaaaaagaggagtaaGACATGGTGTATAAGGATTATGGATAAAACTGAACTGTACATGTGGCACTTGGGAAACACAAGACCCATTTCACTAAGGCTATGCAGAGGATTATTGGACAACCTACACAAAAGAGGGGGGAATGATTAGCGCCTTGTGGCCCCCCCATTTCTAATCACAGTGCTATGCGCCAACAAGTTTACGGTAGCCATGCAGTATTTTGTATTCTTACAAAGAAATATATGGACAGATCGGCTCACGGTACTTTGGCATACATCTCTACAGAGGGCTTTCAAAGGGCAGGGCGTTTAGGTTCGAAAGTAGCCATTAGTAATGGGTCTACATACCTGCCGTCCGGCGTAACGAAGTGCCAGCTTCCCACTCACAAGGGCTTGCACATCTTCAGGGCTGGGGGGGAAATATTAAGAACCTATAAATTCCACATGGCCCAGTAATCTAATGCAGAGACCCCTACTCTCTGTCTATATACACACGCATGGGAATATTGATACTCCAATGAGCTGGAGACACTTACGCATTGAGCATGATCTTGCAAAGCAGCATGTACTTCAGTGCTGTAACAGCTCTGGGGCTGTCTATGGAATCATATCCCTCAAAGGCCTCGTAGAAATAGGAGTAGGCAGTTTTCCAGTCCTTCTCCTCGGCTGCATGGATTATGCCTGAattaaaaagtacataaaatattttatatatgcctATTTTAATGGTCAAAACAACAAAACGAAGCCATAATAATATTTCCAAATTATTAGCAGGCCAGATACGCTGTACAGGAACAAATGCCAACCTGACTGCATGTCCAGAGCAGCCTGCAGTTTTGGCGGGCAGTAGATGGCGTTGGCTGTGGTACGGGCAGATGTCAGCGCAGCCCGGGCTTTGGGTAAGTTGCTGAGGGCATGGTAAGTCTTGCTCTCTAGTAgctgaacttccaccaaaagcGCTTTGTCGTCCATCTTTTTTAACTCGCGTAGAAGTTGTGAACCTGGCGATAGAAGGAACGTTTGTTTTATCGGCAGATTTTAAGATCAACAGTACAAATACACTAACacagccaaaaaatgtctcgATCTCCCTGGAGATGCTCTACAAGAGAGGTCAGGATTTGCATGTTCGTGCGCAATAGAATCAAGGCAGGGTCTATCAAATgtaaacataaatacagaatTACACAAGATCCTTACacaaaaaattacacaaaatccTGAAAACACTTTATTCCACCTCAACAAGTGAGTGAAAACTCAACGTGAAGTTTAAAGACACCTTTCTGTGTTAAGCAAATAACtattagcagatctgtcacttaaATAAAAACTTGAGACATTCTTTGAGTTTATATTGCCAGTGTTATATTGGCATACTGTCACCAAAAGGGTTAACAGTTACACTTTAAAGACCATTACTATGGAAACTATATATGCATTCGATGCACAAGTGCTGATACGATTAGCATGTAGCGAGACTGCCTTCTGCAGGATTACTTACCTAACTGCAATGCCTCTTGATACCGTTTAGTGTCAAAGTAAAGAGATACGAGACGAGCCTGGGACAATTACACAAAAACGCACACGATAAATTGAATGAAGAGATCAAAGCATCAGAAGTAaggtttgtttcattttatgccATCTTAAGTAAAATTATTGTGGTATATGAAGCAATAAATATCAGTCATAAAAAAGATACCATTTCAATCGAATCCTTGCAACCAAATTTAAGATACTGGATTCAGGTGATCCCCTTACAGTGAGAAACACGCTGGCCACACTACCTTAAGAGCCAAATCAAACTCTTTTAAACTGTACGCTCCCCCCTACAACGACTGAGCCACCAAGAAAAGAGAGCCTG from Spea bombifrons isolate aSpeBom1 chromosome 13, aSpeBom1.2.pri, whole genome shotgun sequence encodes:
- the PSMD11 gene encoding 26S proteasome non-ATPase regulatory subunit 11, with translation MAAAAVIEYQRAQEMLVTDKAASIDILQSIVKRDIQESDEEAVRVKEQSILELGGLLAKTGQAAELGGLLKYVRPFLNSISKAKAARLVRSLLDLFLDMEAATGQEVELCLECIEWAKAEKRTFLRQALEARLVSLYFDTKRYQEALQLGSQLLRELKKMDDKALLVEVQLLESKTYHALSNLPKARAALTSARTTANAIYCPPKLQAALDMQSGIIHAAEEKDWKTAYSYFYEAFEGYDSIDSPRAVTALKYMLLCKIMLNAPEDVQALVSGKLALRYAGRQTEALKCVAQASKNRSLANFEKALTDYKAELREDPIISTHLAKLYDNLLEQNLIRVIEPFSRVQIDHISSLIKLPKPEVERKLSQMILDKKFHGILDQGEGVLIIFDEPPVDKTYEAALETIHNMSKVVDSLYNKAKKLT